A segment of the Leclercia adecarboxylata genome:
GTTTCGCCATCTTTGTGATGAGGATTTATCGCCGCATCTCATTGAGCAGCTGATCGCGGGTGAAAGCGTAACCTCGTGCATTCCCGATTGCTGGCAGGAGACCGCCACGCTGGTGGAGTATGCCCAGGCGCTTACCCAGGCATTGTTGAGCAATACGCTGCCACCACCGGTGGCAAAATCCTTAAAAGGGTTGCTGCATGACGTGGTGTATCTGTTGGCGGAATTTGTGAAGGAGCCGTACCTGACCGTGCATTGATTCTGTGCGCTCTGGTTGCCGGGTGGCGCTAACGCTTACCCGGCCTACGATCCGTAGCCCCGGTAAGCGCAGCGCCACCGGGGAAAAGCATTTAATAAATTAGCTTACCCATTCGTCCAGAACCTTTTCCAGTTTCTCTAGCGACTGAGCACGTTTATCCTCTGACATCCTGCCAACGTTGCGCAATTTCCATTGAATAGCTGGCAAATTTTTAATATGGCTTTCCGGCGCCCAATTCCAGTCAGGTGCGCCACGTTTAAATGACATCAAAAAATCGAAGTCTTGCTGAGTGAAATGCGCTTTCAACACGCTTAACATCCTTCCTGGAACTTCAACAAGCTCTTCCAGAGACACATTGTCAAAGGTCATGCCGCTAAATTCACTATGAAAGGGCTCGGTAATATCTTTCCAGCGTGGGCTGAGGATCTCGGACAACGGACGATTATGGCTGAGCAGGTAAGTAATAAAACCATTGAAAATAGCGCGGTCGATTCCTTGTGTATCCAGGAGCATTTTTACATCGTAAAAGTCTCTGGGATGCTGGCGATCCAGCGCAGCGCATAATTTGCCGCCATACAAATCAGGAAGTGAAACGACCGGGATCGTGGCAAACCCAAATTCGTCCTCTACGACTTCCACGACATCACGTTCTTGCGGGGGATACAATGTTCCCCGTGCAACCGGCGAGACTTCTATTTTAATTTGTGCATCGTCACTGGTGACAATTATGCGCATCTCATCAGAATTATTCGTTTGCAGCACCGCGCTTATCCCGGCTTGCATCTCCAGTTCAGTGGCGATGCGGCTAAGTGCTTCCCGTACCTTAGGTAGCGCCAATTCTCTGCTCTCCAGCGGAATATATGCAAGATCGATATCAACTGACAGACGGGGAAAATTGCGAATGAACAAATTGATCGCCGTTCAACCTTTCAGTGCAAAACAGGTCTCGTTAGCGACATAAGGCAGTGCTCGTACCAGCAAAGCGACCTGGCGGTAGTAGGGGGAGCTTCTATCCATAGTTTCTTCCCTTCGTAGTGAAATTTTCGGGCACGGTGATCTGGAATTGCGTGTTCAGCTTACCATTAGCAACGATTTGTCGGTTGCCCGACCCCAGGCCGACTTTGCTGATATCAACGCGTTTGAGCCACGCATGCTCATAGAAACTGGCGAAAAACAGATACAGACGCTTGGTTTGCACTGCCTGGCTGAGTACAAGCATTTCCTCTACTTTGCGCGGATTGAGATTAACGAGCCCCTGAAAAAGCTCGGCTGCGTGCTCAAATGAGATGTCCTGAGGCACCGTGCTTAACAGTTCATATGCTGCCAGTTCTGGCGCGCTGGCAGTTAATTTTTTCCCTGTTACCTCAAGATCAATACGGTATTTTTCATCCAGCTGCGGGAGCTTCAGGCCTGATATCACTCGCCATTCAACGCCGGGAAATTCTTTAAACCATTTCGGGAGTGGCGTTTTGTTTTCAACACTAAGCCAACATTGGCTCTGTTTAAGCTGCAGGTAATGGGAACGTCCTTGCCAGGACAAGCTGGTTAGTCCGGCGAGATAAACAGGGGCAGCAAGCTGGTTTTGCAGACACGCCAGCGCATCGCTCCAGTCTGGTTCACGCCCCGGGCGCGCATAAACACCGGCACGCAGTTTGTTTAACCAGCCATTTTGCGCATATTTAAATGCCAGAGATGGCGAGATGTTGTTCCGGGTCAGCCAGGATTGCAAAACCAGGCTTCCGGGAGAGGTGTTTTGCAGCAGCCAGTTTAATTTTGAGGACATAGATTCACTCAGGGTGTCACTATAATCAAAAAAGTAAACTATCCGCTGAGTGAGATGTCAAGAACATGCTTTTTCAATACTCTCCGCCACCGGGGAAACTCACGACACCGGCACTTTCTGCGCCCGATACATACTCGGCGAGCATCCCACCAGCCGGTTAAAAAACCGGGCAAAATAGGCCGGGTCTTTAAACCCCAGCTGCCAGGCAATTTCGCTGACCGTGTTGTCGGAGAAGAGCAATAGCCGCCTGGCCTCGCGCAGCTGGCGGTCGAAGATGAGGCGTTTTGGTGGCCGGTTGGCGAAGCGGCGACAGATGTCGGTCAGCCGCGACTCGGTGAGGTGCAATTCGCGGGCAAAATCCGGCACCGTCCAGTGCTGGTGGTAGTGACCGTCAACCATCTGGTTGAAACGCTGGAACAGTTTCAGCTCGCCGCGCATGCCGTTGGCGGCGTGATCGTCCAGAGGGGCGTTGCGCAGCAGTAGGGTAAATACCGCCTGAGCCAGCAGCGCCAGAGTATGTTCCCGCCCGGCAAGCTGGGCGGTGGACTCCCGTTCAATCAGCCGCCAGTAATGAGAGAGCGCCGCCAGCTCGTCGGGTTTATCGGCGAGCGACAGGCAGATCCCCGGCAGCCCGAAGGTCTCCCGGGTGCCGGGATAGAGCACCTCAAGCAGCGGCCAGATCAGATCCTCGTGCACCGTCAGCACGTGGCCGTCGCTGTCCGATTCGGTAAAGAACGCGTGCGGTACCGACGGCGGGGTGAGGACAAACAGCGGCGCCTGCACCGAGTAGCGATGATCGTCCAGCTGCAGCTCAATCTGCCCGGTATCGAGAAAGTGCATCTGAAAATAGTGGTCGTGGCGATGGGCCTGCATATCGCGGCCAAAAAAGGCCGCCATACGGCCAAAGGACTGATAATGCACATCGTCCGTCCCCAGACTCTCGTCGTACTCTTTGCTGATGTCGATATTGGCAATCGGGCTCTGGCACATAATCGCTCCTTAATGGATCTTCTGCGCCGCCATCCCCGGCGCGCTTTCACGGCTCTCCTGGCGGGTCATCGGGATCCGCGTCAGTACCAGCGCTCCCACCACCAGCAGTCCGGCCACGAACCACAGCCCGGAGCTGAAGCTGCCGGTGGCGTCGCGCAGAATGCCGATCAGCAGCGGGCTGACGGCGGAACCGACGTTGCCGATGGCGTTGATCACCGCCAGCGCCACCGCCCGGGACTGGAGGCTAATAACCTGATCCGGGGTGGTCCAGAAGATCGCCATGGCGGTAAACGACCCGGTTGAGGCCATGATGATGCCAAGCAGCTGGATCAGGCTGTGATCGGTCGCCGACGCCAGCAGCCATCCCGCCGCCGCAAACAGGTACGGCAGGATGGTGTGCTTTTTTCGCTCTTTCAGCCTGTCCGAGCGGCGGCTCCACCACAGCATGCCAAGGATGGTACAAAACTGCGGGATCGCCGCCAGCAGGCCAATCACGATGTTGCTGCTGCCGGTGTTAAAGCTCTGCAGGATCTGCGGCGTCCAGATGTTGATGGCGCTCAGGGTGTTGGTCAGACAGAAATAGGCCAGCGTGTAGAGCAGCACCGCCGGGGTCAGCACTTCACGTAGCGTCGAACGCGGCGTAGCGGCATGCGCCACGGCGTTCTCCTGCTCGCGGGCGATCATCGTTTTCAGGGTCTGCTTCTCTTCGTCGTCCAGCCAGGTGGCCTGATCCGGCGTGTCGTTCAGGAAGAACCAGGTCACCACGCCAAGCACCACCGACGGCAGCCCCTCCAGCAGGAACAACCACTGCCAGCCCTTCAGGTTCCACAGCCCATCCAGCGCCAGAATATAGCCCGAGAGGATCGAGCCCAGCATCATGGTCACCGGCATGGCGATCATAAACAGCGCGTTGGCGCGGGCGCGATGATAGGCGGGGAACCACCAGGTCAGATAGACCAGGATCCCCGGCAGGAAGCCGGCTTCGGCAATGCCCACCAGCATACGCAGAACGTAAAGCGTCTGCGGGCTGGTAGCGAACATGGTGCAGGTCGAGGCGATGCCCCACACCACCATGATCCCGGCGATCCAGCGGCGCGCGCCGATCTTCGCCAGCATGATGTTGCTGGGGATCCCGCACAATACATAGGTGACGTAAAACAGCGTGGCGGCCAGGCCAAACATGGTTGAAGTCAGACCCAGATCTTTCCCCATCGTCAGCCCGGCAAAGCCGATGTTGATGCGATCGAGGAACGAGAAAACGAACAGAATAAAGAGAAACACGATCAAACGACGGAACAGCTTATTAATGACGCGATGTTCAACGGCTTTATTATCTTGCAGGGTAGGGGTCGTCATGGTGCGCTCCAGATCTTACGTTTAGTAGACGGATTTATTGTTATTAACTGACGTAACCGGTTTATCGATAAAGCGTGCCGCCAGCGCCTCGGCGCCGCGGGCGAGCAGGGTGGTATCCACGCCGACGGCAACAAACAGCGCCCCGAGTTCGAGGTAGCGACGGGCCAGCTGTTCGTTGGCCATCAGGATGCCGGGGGCTTTACCCGCGGCACGGATCTGCGCGATCGCCTGCTCGATGGCGGCCTGCACCTCCGGATGCTGGGGGT
Coding sequences within it:
- a CDS encoding nucleotidyl transferase AbiEii/AbiGii toxin family protein, producing the protein MNLFIRNFPRLSVDIDLAYIPLESRELALPKVREALSRIATELEMQAGISAVLQTNNSDEMRIIVTSDDAQIKIEVSPVARGTLYPPQERDVVEVVEDEFGFATIPVVSLPDLYGGKLCAALDRQHPRDFYDVKMLLDTQGIDRAIFNGFITYLLSHNRPLSEILSPRWKDITEPFHSEFSGMTFDNVSLEELVEVPGRMLSVLKAHFTQQDFDFLMSFKRGAPDWNWAPESHIKNLPAIQWKLRNVGRMSEDKRAQSLEKLEKVLDEWVS
- a CDS encoding type IV toxin-antitoxin system AbiEi family antitoxin, with translation MSSKLNWLLQNTSPGSLVLQSWLTRNNISPSLAFKYAQNGWLNKLRAGVYARPGREPDWSDALACLQNQLAAPVYLAGLTSLSWQGRSHYLQLKQSQCWLSVENKTPLPKWFKEFPGVEWRVISGLKLPQLDEKYRIDLEVTGKKLTASAPELAAYELLSTVPQDISFEHAAELFQGLVNLNPRKVEEMLVLSQAVQTKRLYLFFASFYEHAWLKRVDISKVGLGSGNRQIVANGKLNTQFQITVPENFTTKGRNYG
- the hpaA gene encoding 4-hydroxyphenylacetate catabolism regulatory protein HpaA; translated protein: MCQSPIANIDISKEYDESLGTDDVHYQSFGRMAAFFGRDMQAHRHDHYFQMHFLDTGQIELQLDDHRYSVQAPLFVLTPPSVPHAFFTESDSDGHVLTVHEDLIWPLLEVLYPGTRETFGLPGICLSLADKPDELAALSHYWRLIERESTAQLAGREHTLALLAQAVFTLLLRNAPLDDHAANGMRGELKLFQRFNQMVDGHYHQHWTVPDFARELHLTESRLTDICRRFANRPPKRLIFDRQLREARRLLLFSDNTVSEIAWQLGFKDPAYFARFFNRLVGCSPSMYRAQKVPVS
- the hpaX gene encoding 4-hydroxyphenylacetate permease, with translation MTTPTLQDNKAVEHRVINKLFRRLIVFLFILFVFSFLDRINIGFAGLTMGKDLGLTSTMFGLAATLFYVTYVLCGIPSNIMLAKIGARRWIAGIMVVWGIASTCTMFATSPQTLYVLRMLVGIAEAGFLPGILVYLTWWFPAYHRARANALFMIAMPVTMMLGSILSGYILALDGLWNLKGWQWLFLLEGLPSVVLGVVTWFFLNDTPDQATWLDDEEKQTLKTMIAREQENAVAHAATPRSTLREVLTPAVLLYTLAYFCLTNTLSAINIWTPQILQSFNTGSSNIVIGLLAAIPQFCTILGMLWWSRRSDRLKERKKHTILPYLFAAAGWLLASATDHSLIQLLGIIMASTGSFTAMAIFWTTPDQVISLQSRAVALAVINAIGNVGSAVSPLLIGILRDATGSFSSGLWFVAGLLVVGALVLTRIPMTRQESRESAPGMAAQKIH